A single window of Terriglobia bacterium DNA harbors:
- the ilvA gene encoding threonine ammonia-lyase, biosynthetic: MEQILRAILTSRVYEVARETSLDAAPRLSKRVGNNVWLKREDQQPVFSFKIRGAYNRIARLSQAERAVGVITASAGNHAQGVALSAKHLGIRAVIVMPKTTPEIKIEAVKALDAEVVLAGDHYSEAQVHCDRLAEETGLTFVHPFDDPFVIAGQGTVADEIVRQHPRDLAAIFVPIGGGGLISGIGAYVKSVVPEVKVIGVEPVDSDAMSRALRAGKPVSLDNPGLFADGVAVRQVGNQTFSIVKQTVDEIVTVNNDEICAAIKDIFDDTRTIVEPAGALAVAGMKSYSSRKQVRGNDFVALLSGANMNFDRLRFVAERAELGESREALFAVTIPERPGSFRQFCAALGRRVITEFNYRLNDRQRADVFVGVSVGSRDDATRLKTELVQQGYETADLTDNELAKLHIRYMVGGHALGVKRERLCRFEFPERPGALLQFLDTIGGKWNISLFHYRNHGSDFGRVLAALEVPPDQDDAFDRFLRELGYRFQIEDANDAYSRFLEPTVER; the protein is encoded by the coding sequence ATGGAGCAGATCTTACGGGCGATTTTGACGAGCCGGGTTTACGAAGTCGCGCGGGAAACATCACTCGACGCGGCGCCCCGGCTTTCGAAACGGGTCGGCAACAACGTCTGGCTGAAACGCGAGGACCAGCAGCCGGTATTCAGCTTCAAAATCCGCGGCGCCTATAACCGCATCGCGCGCCTCTCCCAGGCCGAGCGCGCCGTCGGCGTCATCACAGCGAGCGCCGGAAACCATGCGCAGGGCGTCGCGCTTTCGGCGAAGCATCTCGGGATCCGCGCCGTCATCGTGATGCCGAAAACGACGCCGGAGATCAAAATCGAGGCGGTTAAGGCCCTCGATGCCGAAGTGGTTCTGGCCGGCGATCACTACTCCGAAGCGCAGGTCCATTGCGACCGCCTGGCTGAAGAGACCGGCCTGACTTTCGTGCATCCATTCGACGATCCGTTTGTCATCGCGGGCCAGGGCACCGTCGCGGATGAGATCGTGCGCCAGCATCCCCGCGACCTTGCCGCGATCTTTGTGCCGATCGGTGGAGGAGGGCTGATCTCCGGCATCGGCGCTTATGTGAAGTCGGTGGTCCCCGAAGTGAAAGTGATTGGCGTGGAACCCGTGGATTCCGATGCGATGAGCCGCGCGCTCAGAGCAGGAAAACCCGTCAGCCTGGACAATCCGGGCTTGTTTGCGGATGGCGTGGCGGTACGCCAGGTGGGCAATCAGACTTTTTCGATCGTCAAGCAGACCGTCGACGAGATCGTCACCGTCAACAATGACGAAATCTGCGCCGCGATCAAAGACATTTTCGACGACACCCGAACGATCGTAGAGCCTGCGGGCGCTCTGGCCGTGGCAGGAATGAAATCATATAGCTCGCGCAAGCAAGTCCGCGGCAACGACTTTGTCGCACTGCTCAGCGGCGCGAACATGAATTTCGATCGTCTGCGGTTCGTCGCGGAGCGGGCCGAGTTGGGTGAATCGAGGGAAGCGCTCTTTGCGGTGACGATCCCCGAGAGACCAGGGTCGTTCCGTCAATTCTGCGCAGCGCTGGGACGGCGAGTCATCACAGAGTTCAACTACCGGCTGAACGATCGCCAGCGCGCCGATGTGTTTGTCGGTGTGAGCGTCGGCAGCCGCGACGATGCAACCCGGTTGAAGACGGAACTCGTCCAGCAGGGTTACGAGACGGCGGACCTCACCGACAATGAACTCGCCAAGCTGCACATCCGGTACATGGTCGGCGGCCATGCACTGGGCGTCAAACGAGAGCGGCTTTGCCGTTTCGAATTTCCGGAGCGTCCCGGCGCTCTGCTGCAATTTCTGGACACGATCGGCGGCAAATGGAACATCAGTCTGTTTCATTACCGCAATCATGGTTCGGACTTTGGCCGCGTTCTGGCCGCCCTCGAGGTGCCTCCCGATCAGGACGACGCGTTCGACCGGTTCCTTCGCGAGCTCGGCTACCGGTTCCAGATCGAGGACGCCAATGATGCCTACAGCCGATTCCTCGAGCCGACCGTCGAACGCTGA
- a CDS encoding toast rack family protein, translating into MFEEIGRSLDNLLRVVSTNLSFTQIDPRTDAISADFPTIEPIKLRLEIGIGTLIVSVGNEKLVEGTATYDIQEWAPAINVEGGTVVVRQLHNLPLGPIVADRRNDWNLKLGTARPYSLNVAKGIVSGELALGGLPLTSALIESGSGKTQVTFDAPNPQRADKVEFRCGSGEIRVSGLLNTNSAALRLSGGTGRVHLGFNGEPLTQDMDANISLGVGESTIVVKPGIPTRIRISQGIGGLHIPGNFKSTEGGAYASADFTTSMGPKLDLKITCGVGSVNIMMEGE; encoded by the coding sequence GTGTTCGAAGAGATTGGCAGATCCCTCGACAACTTGCTTCGCGTTGTCTCGACAAACCTCAGTTTCACTCAGATTGACCCGCGAACGGACGCGATATCCGCTGATTTCCCGACGATTGAGCCGATCAAGCTCCGGTTGGAAATCGGCATTGGTACGTTGATCGTTTCCGTTGGGAACGAAAAGCTTGTTGAAGGCACGGCGACCTACGATATTCAGGAATGGGCGCCCGCCATCAACGTCGAAGGCGGCACGGTCGTCGTGAGGCAACTTCACAATCTCCCGCTCGGGCCCATCGTCGCGGATCGCAGGAACGACTGGAACCTGAAATTGGGTACGGCGCGGCCGTATTCATTGAACGTCGCCAAAGGGATCGTAAGCGGAGAGTTGGCTCTTGGCGGTCTGCCGCTCACGAGCGCGCTGATCGAGAGCGGCAGCGGAAAAACGCAAGTCACCTTCGATGCACCGAACCCTCAGCGCGCCGACAAAGTGGAATTTCGATGTGGCTCCGGAGAAATACGTGTAAGTGGACTGTTAAACACGAACTCCGCCGCGCTCCGGCTGTCGGGAGGAACCGGCAGGGTGCACCTCGGCTTCAACGGCGAACCTCTGACGCAGGACATGGACGCCAATATTTCGCTCGGCGTCGGCGAATCCACCATCGTTGTAAAGCCGGGCATTCCGACGCGGATCAGGATCAGCCAGGGCATAGGCGGACTGCACATCCCCGGCAATTTCAAATCGACCGAGGGCGGAGCATACGCAAGCGCCGACTTTACAACCTCAATGGGCCCGAAGCTCGATTTGAAGATCACCTGCGGCGTCGGCAGCGTCAACATCATGATGGAGGGCGAATAG